A window of the Kosakonia radicincitans DSM 16656 genome harbors these coding sequences:
- a CDS encoding DUF3053 domain-containing protein has protein sequence MATGKSCSRWFAPLAALLMVVSLSGCFDKEGDQRKAFIDFLQNTAMRSSERLPALTADQKKQFGPFVSDYAVIYGYSQQVNQAMDSGLRPVVDSVNAIRVPQDYMTQREPLRQANGSLGVLSQQLQNAKMQADASHAALKQADDLKPVFDQVYTKVVTNPANALQPLIPAAQVFTQQLVQVGDFIAQQDTQVSFVANGIQFPTSQQASQYNALIAPLAAQHQAFNQAWTATVNATQQ, from the coding sequence ATGGCGACAGGAAAGTCCTGCTCTCGCTGGTTTGCGCCTCTTGCGGCGTTATTAATGGTAGTTAGCCTGAGTGGGTGTTTCGATAAAGAAGGCGATCAGCGCAAGGCGTTTATCGACTTCCTGCAAAATACGGCGATGCGTAGCAGTGAACGTCTGCCCGCTCTGACAGCAGATCAGAAAAAACAGTTCGGTCCGTTTGTCTCTGATTATGCTGTGATTTATGGCTATTCCCAGCAGGTGAACCAGGCGATGGACTCCGGTCTGCGTCCGGTAGTGGACAGCGTTAACGCCATCCGGGTACCGCAGGATTATATGACCCAGCGTGAACCGCTTCGTCAGGCCAATGGCTCGCTCGGCGTACTTAGCCAGCAACTGCAGAATGCAAAAATGCAGGCGGATGCTTCCCACGCGGCGTTAAAACAGGCGGACGATCTCAAGCCGGTGTTTGACCAGGTGTATACCAAAGTGGTTACCAATCCGGCCAACGCACTGCAACCGCTGATCCCGGCGGCGCAGGTCTTCACTCAGCAACTGGTGCAGGTGGGCGACTTTATTGCCCAGCAGGATACGCAGGTGAGCTTTGTTGCTAACGGCATCCAGTTCCCGACGTCCCAGCAGGCCAGCCAGTATAACGCGCTGATTGCTCCGCTGGCGGCGCAGCATCAGGCGTTCAACCAGGCCTGGACCGCGACCGTTAACGCCACGCAGCAGTAA
- a CDS encoding MFS transporter: protein MSNATNSSKRWLYIMPIVFITYSLAYLDRANFSFASAAGINDDLGITKGISSLLGALFFLGYFFFQIPGAIYAERRSVRKLIFICLILWGGCASLTGIVSNIPMLAAIRFILGVVEAAVMPAMLIYISNWFTKSERSRANTFLILGNPVTVLWMSVVSGYLIQAFGWREMFIIEGIPAVIWAFCWWVLVKDKPAQVAWLSSDEKAALQAQLEKEQQGIKAVRNYSEAFRSRNVVLLCLQYFAWSIGVYGFVLWLPSIIRSGGENLGMVEVGWLSAVPYLAATLAMILASWASDKLQNRKLFVWPLLLIGAFAFIGSWAVGANHFWISYTLLVIAGAAMYAPYGPFFAIIPEMLPRNVAGGAMALINSMGALGSFCGSWVVGYLNGATGSPSASYIFMGVALFASVWLTLIVKPANNKQIPAGAPSQGRTA from the coding sequence ATGAGTAACGCGACAAATTCGTCCAAACGCTGGCTGTACATCATGCCGATTGTATTTATCACTTACAGTCTGGCGTATCTCGACCGTGCAAACTTCAGTTTCGCCTCCGCCGCCGGTATCAATGACGACCTGGGCATCACCAAAGGCATCTCTTCGCTGCTCGGCGCACTCTTCTTTCTCGGCTACTTCTTTTTCCAGATCCCCGGCGCGATTTATGCAGAGCGCCGCAGCGTCCGCAAACTGATTTTTATCTGCCTGATTTTGTGGGGCGGCTGTGCGTCATTAACCGGTATCGTCAGCAATATCCCAATGCTGGCCGCCATCCGCTTTATTCTCGGCGTGGTGGAAGCGGCGGTCATGCCCGCGATGCTTATCTACATCAGCAACTGGTTTACCAAATCGGAACGCTCACGCGCCAATACCTTCTTAATCCTCGGCAACCCGGTGACAGTACTGTGGATGTCGGTGGTGTCCGGCTATCTGATCCAGGCTTTCGGCTGGCGCGAAATGTTCATTATTGAAGGCATTCCGGCAGTGATCTGGGCGTTTTGCTGGTGGGTGCTGGTGAAAGACAAACCGGCGCAGGTAGCGTGGCTCTCCAGCGATGAGAAAGCGGCGTTGCAGGCCCAGCTTGAAAAAGAGCAGCAGGGCATCAAAGCCGTACGTAATTACAGTGAAGCCTTCCGCTCGCGTAATGTCGTTCTGCTGTGCCTGCAATATTTTGCCTGGAGCATTGGCGTATACGGTTTTGTACTGTGGCTGCCGTCAATTATTCGCAGCGGCGGCGAAAACCTCGGCATGGTCGAAGTAGGCTGGCTCTCTGCCGTTCCGTACCTTGCCGCAACGCTGGCAATGATCCTGGCCTCCTGGGCTTCCGATAAGCTGCAAAACCGTAAACTGTTTGTCTGGCCGCTGCTGCTGATTGGCGCATTCGCCTTTATCGGTTCATGGGCAGTGGGCGCCAACCATTTCTGGATCTCTTATACCCTGCTGGTGATTGCCGGTGCCGCAATGTATGCCCCATACGGGCCGTTCTTCGCCATCATCCCGGAAATGCTGCCGCGCAACGTCGCTGGTGGCGCAATGGCGCTGATTAACAGCATGGGCGCGCTCGGCTCATTCTGCGGCTCATGGGTGGTAGGTTACCTGAATGGCGCAACCGGCAGCCCGTCGGCCTCGTACATTTTCATGGGGGTAGCACTTTTCGCCTCTGTGTGGCTTACTTTAATTGTTAAGCCTGCTAACAATAAGCAGATTCCGGCAGGCGCACCATCACAAGGGAGAACCGCATGA
- a CDS encoding sugar kinase encodes MHNALDVITIGEAMAMFVATETGDLAGAGHFIKRAAGAELNVATGLSRLGLKVSWVSRVGDDSFGRFILNTLRQEGIDTRCVTLDGRFATGFQLKSKAENGTDPIVEYFRKGSAASHLSPEDFNADIFSQARHLHISGVAAALSATSYALLEHAVARMKAQNKTISFDPNLRPVLWNSEAEMVEKLNRLAFQSDWVLPGLKEGVILTGQRTPEGIADFYLQRGVQAVVIKTGADGAWFKTASGEQGAVPPVKVENVVDTVGAGDGFAVGVLSALLEDKTLPEAVRRGNAIGAMAIQVPGDSEGLPTRAQLGAL; translated from the coding sequence ATGCATAACGCGCTGGATGTCATCACTATTGGCGAAGCAATGGCCATGTTTGTCGCCACCGAAACCGGCGACCTCGCCGGGGCCGGACACTTTATTAAACGCGCGGCAGGCGCAGAACTGAATGTGGCGACGGGCCTGTCGCGGCTGGGTTTGAAAGTCAGTTGGGTCAGCCGCGTCGGCGATGACAGCTTCGGGCGTTTCATCCTCAATACGCTGCGCCAGGAGGGAATTGATACCCGTTGCGTGACGCTGGATGGGCGCTTCGCTACCGGGTTTCAGCTTAAATCTAAAGCCGAAAATGGAACCGATCCCATCGTGGAGTATTTCCGTAAGGGCTCTGCGGCCAGCCATCTGTCGCCGGAGGATTTTAACGCCGACATCTTTAGCCAGGCGCGCCATTTGCACATCAGCGGCGTGGCGGCTGCGCTGTCTGCAACCTCATATGCGCTGCTGGAACATGCCGTCGCGCGGATGAAAGCACAAAACAAAACCATTTCGTTCGATCCGAATCTGCGCCCGGTGTTGTGGAACAGCGAAGCCGAAATGGTGGAGAAACTGAACCGCCTCGCCTTTCAGTCCGATTGGGTGCTGCCGGGGCTGAAAGAGGGTGTCATTCTGACCGGCCAGCGCACACCGGAAGGGATCGCCGATTTCTATCTGCAGCGCGGCGTTCAGGCGGTGGTGATCAAAACGGGCGCCGATGGCGCATGGTTTAAAACCGCCAGCGGTGAGCAGGGCGCGGTGCCGCCGGTCAAAGTGGAAAATGTTGTCGATACGGTCGGTGCCGGGGATGGTTTCGCCGTGGGCGTACTGAGCGCGCTGCTGGAAGATAAAACCCTGCCTGAAGCGGTACGCCGGGGTAACGCCATCGGCGCGATGGCCATTCAGGTGCCGGGCGACAGCGAAGGATTGCCGACACGCGCACAGTTAGGCGCGTTGTAG
- a CDS encoding sugar phosphate isomerase/epimerase family protein: MPRKIIVVTAAYGHDTIHAMGGQMALLPVIAAAGADGVEIRRELLSSEEIGHLSSLAFAIEMHNLQACYSAPEPLCLADGALNPRLPALLHEAHTLKARWLKVSLGHFTDQAVLATLRDWLLTGPVPLVVENDQTDCGKLAPMLRFKAACHTLSLPVTLTFDTGNWLWVGDSPEEAARHLAPAVSYIHVKAAVVHGHTFRAVPPDEADARWLALLDNLPADAPRGIEFPLQGDDLIAVTRHYVEQLRKEPRHA; this comes from the coding sequence ATGCCGAGAAAAATTATCGTTGTTACCGCCGCATACGGTCATGACACGATCCACGCAATGGGCGGGCAGATGGCCCTGCTGCCCGTTATCGCCGCCGCCGGAGCTGACGGCGTAGAAATCCGCCGCGAGCTGCTGAGCAGCGAAGAGATCGGCCATTTGTCCTCGCTGGCGTTCGCCATTGAAATGCACAATCTGCAAGCTTGTTACTCCGCGCCGGAGCCACTGTGCCTGGCGGATGGCGCGCTCAATCCTCGTTTACCCGCTTTGCTGCACGAAGCCCATACGCTTAAAGCCCGCTGGTTGAAAGTCTCGCTGGGCCATTTTACCGATCAGGCGGTACTGGCAACGCTGCGCGACTGGCTACTGACCGGCCCGGTGCCGCTGGTGGTGGAAAACGACCAGACGGACTGCGGCAAACTTGCGCCGATGCTGCGCTTTAAAGCTGCCTGCCATACCCTCTCGCTGCCGGTGACGCTGACATTCGATACTGGCAACTGGTTGTGGGTCGGTGATTCACCCGAAGAAGCTGCCCGCCATCTGGCGCCAGCGGTCAGCTATATCCACGTCAAAGCGGCTGTCGTTCATGGGCACACTTTTCGCGCCGTACCGCCGGATGAAGCCGATGCCCGCTGGCTGGCGCTGCTGGATAACCTGCCCGCCGACGCGCCGCGCGGTATTGAATTCCCCCTGCAGGGCGACGACCTGATCGCCGTTACCCGTCATTACGTTGAACAGTTACGTAAGGAGCCACGCCATGCATAA
- the ghrB gene encoding glyoxylate/hydroxypyruvate reductase GhrB: protein MKPSIILYKALPDDLQQRLAEHFTVTQVANLKPETVQQHAEAFATAQGLLGSSEKVDAALLEKMPQLRATSTVSVGYDNFDVDALNARKILLMHTPTVLTETVADTIMALVLSSARRVVEVAGRVKAGEWTSGIGADWFGIDVHHKTMGIIGMGRIGLALAQRAHFGFGMPILYNARRHHAEAEARFQARYCDLDTLLQESDFVCLVLPLTEETHHLIGKAQFEMMKKSAIFINAGRGPVVDENALVEALQNGEIHAAGLDVFEKEPLPVDSPLLSLPNVVALPHIGSATHETRYNMAACAVDNLIDALNGKVEKNCVNPQVAG, encoded by the coding sequence ATGAAGCCGTCTATCATCCTGTACAAAGCCTTACCCGATGACCTGCAACAACGTCTGGCCGAGCACTTCACCGTAACCCAGGTTGCCAACCTGAAACCGGAAACGGTGCAACAGCACGCTGAGGCTTTCGCCACTGCGCAAGGGCTGCTGGGTTCCAGCGAGAAAGTCGATGCCGCGCTGCTGGAGAAAATGCCGCAGTTGCGCGCGACGTCAACGGTCTCGGTAGGCTATGACAACTTTGATGTGGACGCGCTGAACGCACGTAAGATTTTATTGATGCATACCCCGACCGTGCTGACGGAAACGGTCGCCGATACCATTATGGCGCTGGTACTGAGCAGCGCCCGCCGCGTGGTAGAGGTCGCCGGGCGGGTAAAAGCGGGGGAATGGACATCCGGTATTGGCGCAGACTGGTTCGGCATCGATGTGCATCACAAAACAATGGGCATCATCGGGATGGGTCGTATCGGGCTGGCGCTGGCGCAACGCGCGCACTTTGGTTTCGGCATGCCGATTCTCTATAACGCGCGTCGCCATCACGCCGAAGCGGAAGCGCGCTTCCAGGCGCGCTATTGCGATCTCGATACCCTGTTGCAGGAGTCCGACTTTGTGTGTCTGGTGCTGCCTCTGACCGAAGAGACGCATCATCTGATCGGTAAAGCGCAGTTTGAAATGATGAAAAAATCGGCGATCTTCATTAACGCCGGACGCGGCCCGGTAGTGGATGAAAATGCGCTGGTGGAAGCCCTGCAAAACGGCGAAATCCATGCGGCCGGGCTGGACGTCTTCGAGAAAGAGCCGCTGCCCGTTGATTCACCGCTGCTGTCACTGCCCAACGTCGTGGCGCTACCGCACATCGGCTCCGCAACGCACGAGACACGCTACAACATGGCGGCCTGCGCGGTGGATAACCTGATTGACGCGCTCAATGGCAAGGTGGAGAAAAACTGCGTCAACCCGCAGGTCGCAGGCTGA
- a CDS encoding LacI family DNA-binding transcriptional regulator, protein MAKTARPTISDVAKAAKTGKTSISRYLNGERHLLSADLLARIEQAIADLDYRPSLMARGLKRGRTRLIGLIIADITNPYSVHVLSGIEAACREKGFTPLVCNTNNELDQELHYLDLLRSYQVEGIVVNAVGMREEGLNRLQQSALPMVLIDRKIPDFACDVVGLDNTQAATTATEHLIEQGFEALLFLSEPLGTVNTRRERLSAFRATLARYPGVVAENAEVPLHEAALLDNALRQFHARHRGMRKAVISANGALTLQVARSLKRIGLNWGSDIGLLGFDELEWAELAGVGITTLKQPTWQIGYAAVEQVVRRIEGQSDTVREQVFSGELIVRGSTSR, encoded by the coding sequence ATGGCGAAAACGGCACGCCCAACCATCAGCGATGTGGCAAAAGCAGCGAAAACGGGGAAAACCAGCATTTCGCGTTACCTTAACGGTGAAAGGCATCTGCTGTCGGCTGACTTGTTGGCGCGTATTGAGCAAGCCATTGCCGATCTGGATTATCGCCCCAGCCTGATGGCGCGTGGCCTTAAGCGCGGCCGAACCCGCCTTATCGGCCTGATTATCGCCGATATCACCAACCCCTATTCAGTGCATGTGCTAAGCGGTATCGAAGCTGCCTGCCGGGAAAAAGGGTTTACGCCGCTGGTCTGTAATACCAACAACGAGCTGGATCAGGAGCTGCATTACCTCGACCTGCTGCGCAGTTATCAGGTAGAAGGCATTGTGGTGAATGCGGTCGGCATGCGCGAAGAGGGGTTAAACCGGCTGCAACAATCCGCCCTGCCGATGGTATTGATTGACCGTAAAATCCCTGATTTCGCCTGCGATGTGGTTGGGCTGGATAACACCCAGGCCGCCACCACGGCCACAGAGCACCTGATTGAACAGGGTTTTGAGGCGTTACTCTTCCTCAGCGAACCGCTGGGAACGGTAAACACCCGCCGCGAGCGGCTCAGCGCCTTTCGCGCTACCCTTGCCCGCTATCCGGGCGTGGTGGCGGAAAACGCCGAAGTGCCGCTGCATGAAGCTGCACTACTGGACAATGCCCTGCGCCAGTTCCATGCCCGCCACCGCGGGATGCGCAAAGCGGTGATCTCCGCCAACGGCGCGCTGACCTTACAGGTAGCGCGTTCACTCAAACGCATCGGCCTGAACTGGGGCAGCGACATCGGCCTGCTCGGTTTTGACGAGCTGGAGTGGGCTGAGCTGGCGGGCGTGGGCATTACCACGCTTAAACAGCCAACCTGGCAAATCGGTTACGCCGCTGTAGAGCAGGTGGTACGACGCATTGAAGGCCAGAGCGACACGGTGCGCGAGCAGGTATTTTCCGGCGAACTGATCGTCCGCGGCTCCACGTCTCGTTAA
- a CDS encoding HTH-type transcriptional regulator, with amino-acid sequence MEYKDPMFELLSSLEQIVLKNEVTQPVTLSKNPNSFSDFEQLRRGTGLQIDDFARVMGVSVSMVHEWESQRIKPTATEMKLMRLINANPTLSKQLID; translated from the coding sequence ATGGAGTATAAAGATCCTATGTTTGAACTGCTGAGCAGTCTGGAACAGATTGTTTTGAAAAATGAAGTAACGCAGCCGGTAACTCTGAGCAAAAATCCGAATTCCTTTAGTGACTTTGAACAATTGCGACGCGGAACCGGGCTTCAAATTGATGACTTCGCTCGTGTAATGGGAGTCTCAGTATCAATGGTGCATGAGTGGGAATCACAACGAATAAAACCCACCGCGACTGAAATGAAACTGATGCGTCTGATTAATGCTAACCCGACGCTCAGCAAACAGCTTATTGATTGA